Genomic segment of Clostridium sp. Marseille-P299:
ACGAGTAATACCGACACGGTCTGCAATCTTACTTGCTACTAAGATACCCTCATTGCCTTCTAATTCATCGAAGATATGAGTAATCGCTTCCAATTCAGAAAACGATAAGGTGCTGATGGCAGAACGTACAATATGTACTTTTCTATTCTCTTCTGCATTTTCTTCATTCACAGAACGCATCATTTCTAAGCCCACTACTGTAGTGCCATATTCACTTAAAATAATATCATCGATTGAATACTGTGTTTCGCTTTTGTATAAAAATAGAGTACCTAATCTTTCTCCTGCGATATCGATTGGTGTAATGATTGCTTGATAATTATTTACTCCTTCAAATTCAAATCCTAAAGTAGATAAATTAACATTCTCTTTTGTAGATAAAATATTCAACAAGCGCTCATTCAAGATTGAATCAATATATCCACCAACATTATCTTTAATCAATTCATTAATTGGTGCGATATCGCTTCTGTTTTTAATTCCTAGTACTTTACCTTTTTTACTAATAACTAAAATGTTACTTTCTAATATGTCGCTTAAAACTGAACAAATGTCATTAAATACTACTTTGTGAGAATTATTATTGTGGAGAAGCTTATTAATTTTTCTTGTTTTATCTAACAATTGTACACTCATGCAAGACCCCCCGTGACCTTATATCATTTGGCCGATAAATAACAAATATTCGGCAATCGTTGCCAATTAGACTACGATATCAATTTTAACATAGGTTTTATGAAAAAACAATAGCTTTTTTGTTCTTTTGACACACATTTTGCTTTTTTTTCATTCTGTTTTACAAATTTTTTTGATTTTTCCTACCATTAAATCAATAAAACCACAATATTTAGTATGGCACTACTATTTTATCACCATATTTACTATTTGATTATATTTTACAAAAAAACAAATTAATAATATAAATTAATAAAATTAAGCTAATTTTTTATGTGTGAATTCATTTTTTCAGCATCATGAGCTGTTCTTAGCAATATTTTGCGTAAAATTCATTTAAAATCACACATATTAAATTAGCTAACTTTCTTATTCTTCTTCTTTTTTATTTTTCACAAAACCGCATGTCTCATCCATGCACACTAATTTTGAACCTTTTTCTAATAATACTTGATTACATTTCGGACATCGTTCTTTGGATGGCTTTTGCCATGACATAAAATCACATTCTGGATTATTTTCACATCCATAATATCTTCTACCTTTTTTCGTCTTACGAATCACGATATCTTTACCACATTTCGGACATTCAACTCCGATTTTTTCAAGATAAGGTTTAGTATTTCTACAGTCTGGGAAGCCAGGACATGCTAGGAATTTTCCATGTGGTCCATATTTAATTACCATATTTCTTCCACATTCTTCACAGATAACGTCTGTAGTTTCATCTTCTATGGTTATCTGCTCTAATTGTTTTTCTGCGGCTTCAACCGCTTGCTCTAAATCAGGATAAAAATTGCTAACAACCGTCTTCCAATTCACATTTCCATCTTCTACACCATCTAATAGTGCCTCTAAATTTACTGTAAAATTAACATCTACAATACTTGGAAATGCTTTCACCATAATTTGATTTACAGCTTCCCCAAGTTCTGTTACATACAAATTTTTATTCTCTTTAATTACATAACGTCTTGCAATTATAGTAGTAATTGTTGGAGCATAGGTACTTGGTCTACCAATTCCAAGCTCTTCTAAGGTCTTAACTAAAGAAGCTTCCGTATAATGTGGTGGCGCTTGTGTAAAGTGCTGACTTTTATGAACTTCTTGTAAGGTTAGCTTAGTATCTTCTGTAATTTTATTAATACCACTAATTGAGTTTTCTTCTTCGTCATCTCCACTTATATAGACTGCCATAAAACCTTCAAAAATAAGTCTAGAGGAAGAAACGGTAAAGCGATATCCATTTCCATCAATCTTAGCAGTTGTTGTTTCATATTTTGCCACTTGCATTCTACTTGCAACAAATCGTTTCCAAATCAATTGATATAAGCGAAACAAATCTCTACTTAAATCTTCTTTGATTAATACAGGCGTTAATTCAACGTATGTTGGACGAATTGCCTCATGGGCATCTTGAATTTTCTTTCCAGATGATTTATTTACATCTTGGCTTGTCACAAATTGTTCGCCATACGTATTTTTAACGAATTCTTTTGCTGTTGCATCTGCTTCTTCGGATACACGAGTAGAATCTGTACGTAAGTAAGAAATCAAACCTATTGTTCCATGGCCTTTTACATCGACTCCTTCGTAAAGCTGCTGTGCTAGACGCATTGTCTTTTGAGTAGAAAAATTTAATACTTTAGCTGCTTCTTGTTGAAGTGTACTTGTTGTAAATGGAAGTGGAGCTTTCTTTTGTCTCTCTCCACGCTTAATTTCTGCAATCTTATATTCTGCATTCTCTAAATCTGAAATGATTTGATTCATTTCTTCTTCAGAGTGTATCTCCATTTTTTGTTTTCCTTTTCCGTAAAACTTCGCAGTTAAAGGCTTTTTCTCACCAGGTAGTAAGAAATCAGCTTCTAATTGCCAGTACTCTTGTGGAACAAAGGCATCTATTTCAGCTTCACGATCGCATATAATACGAAGAGCTACGGATTGAACACGTCCAGCACTTAATCCTCGTTTTACTTTTGCCCACAACAATGGACTAATACGATATCCAACCATACGGTCTAGCATTCTTCTTGCCTGCTGCGAATCAACAAGATTCATATCGATCTCTCTTGCTTCCTTTATAGAATTCTTAACAGCACTTTTCGTAATTTCATTAAATGTTATTCTACTCGCATTCTTATCGTCTAACTTTAAAGTTTGAGACAAATGCCATGAAATTGCTTCTCCTTCGCGGTCAGGGTCAGTTGCGAGATAAACTTTGTCTGCCTTTTTTACTTCTTTTCTTAATTTGGCAAGCAAATCACCTTTTCCACGGATGGTGATATATTTTGGTTCAAAACCATGCTCTACATCTATTCCCATTTGGCTTTTTGGTAAATCTCTAACATGCCCATTTGAAGCCATTACTTCATAATTGTTCCCTAAAAATTTCTTTATTGTTTTTGCTTTCGCTGGTGACTCAACGATCACTAAATATTTCGGCATAGTTTAGCTCCCCTCTTCCAATTTATCTAAAAACGAAAGTACATCAAAATTTTATCTGTACTAGTCTAAAAGACGGTATATTTCTTTAAAATAGAACGAAACGTTTATGATACATTATTTACGAATAGTTAAAAATATTACATTTTCAATTATTACACTCATTTGCAATTATTATATTCACTCGCAATTATTACATTCACTTGCTATTATTACATCATGCATTTGCAATTATTACATTATACATTCCGTACATAATAATTACTAATCCATTGCGTTATTAAATTCTTTAATTCCAGAGACATAAGTGCAATTGTTAACTGCTGATGTGATAAATTTGTCTCGTGTAATAGAATTTCCAAATGTTTCGGTTCTAAACTCAACCTATCATATACTATTTTCTCATCTCTTTCAAGTATTATCTTACAATTTTTTATAACATCAAGATTATTTTTATTATTTTGTTCTTTCTTTGTAGTTGTCGGGTTATACATTTCTTTACATTTTTTAATGCTAATTTCTAGATTTTTATCATATTTTAAATTTAACTCTTCTAAAATATCCTCAACATTTCTAACTAACTTTGCACCATTTTGTATCAAACGATTGCAGCCGCTAGATAAGGAATCACCAATTCTTCCTGGAATCGCTAAAATATCCTTTCCTTGTTCTAAACCACGGTCGACTGTAATAAATGTCCCACTACTTTCCCTCGCCTCAACTACTAATATAACATCGCACAAGCCAGCAATTAAACGATTTCTCATTGGAAAATGAAACGGTAGGGGTACAGTACCTATGGGATATTCGCTAATAACCCCTCCCTTATTTAAAATTCTATCATAAATTCGTCTGTTTTCTTTTGGATAACATATATCAACGCCGCATCCAACTACTCCAAAGGTATCCCCTCCGCCATCAAGGGCACCTTGATGTGCATAACTATCAATTCCTCTAGCTAACCCACTGATTACTTGAACTTGATGTTTTGCTAGCTCCGTAGAAAGATACATCGTAATTTCTTTCCCATAATTCGTACAATTACGTGCACCTATAATAGCTACCGACGGTTTATCCTCTGCCGGTAATTTACCTTTATAATATAAAAAATAAGGTGAATCATAAATCTCTCTAAGTTTAGCTGGAAATATCTCATCTTCTTTTGTAACAAAATATATGTCCTTCTCTTTTAAATTATTATATTCTTCTATTATTTTATCTTTATTCCTACTTTTTATTAAGCATGAGACTTGTTGTTGTGTAATACATGCAGATTTTATTAAATCTGCTTCCGAAGCATAAAATACTTTTTCAACACTTCCAAAACTTTCTAATAATTTATTAATTCCTTTTACACCAACTTCTGGTACCTTTGATATCCAAAACCAACACATTACATTTGACAACTCCATTATCCTTCCTCCCAAAATTTCTTATCCATACTACGATAAACAATAGCTTCGCAAATATGTCTTTCTTTTATATCAATAGCGCCGTCGATATCAGCAATTGTTCGTGCTACTTTTAATATTCTGTGATATGCCCTTGCACTTAAGTTCATTTTAATAAAAGCCTCTTCTAACATATTTTTCTCATTCTTACCTAGTTTACAATATTTTGATATTGTCTTAGGTCCTAACTGGGAATTAAAATATATCTCGCTATTTTTATATCGATTTATTTGAATCTTTCTGGCATTTAAAATACGTTCTCTTACTTCTTTTGAAGACTCACTTTTTTTATTCTGTCTTAAATCTTTATAATCCACTTGTACCATTTCCATACAGATATCAATTCGATCCAGCAATGGCCTTGATATTTTGCTTAAATATTTCTTAACTTGTGGCAAGGAACAATTACACTTGTTTCTATCTGGAAAGTACCCACAGTTGCATGGATTCATTGCAGCCACCATCATAAAGTTTGCAGGGTAAGTATAAGAGGCGTTCAAACGATTTATCGTTATATATTTTTCTTCTAAAGGTTGCCTTAAGACTTCTAAAGTTCCTCTATGAAACTCTGGAAGTTCATCTAAAAAAAGCACCCCATGGGAAGCCATCGTAATTTCTCCTGGTTTTGCAAATCTTCCTCCACCGATTAAGGCAACGCTTGTACTAGAATGATGCGGTGCACGAAACGGACGTTTTAGTATTAACGCTTGATTATTATTTAATTTTCCTGAAATACTATAGATCTTTGTTAGCTCTAAACTTTCTTCTAAGCTTAATTCTGGCATTATGCTTGGAATTCGTTTTGCTAACATTGTCTTACCAGAACCTGGCGAGCCAATTAATAGCGCATTGTGTTGCCCTGCTACAGCTATTTCAATTGCTCTTTTGGCAGACTCTTGACCAATTATTTCTGAAAAATCGGGAAGATTATCATCATTTTTATTATCAAGAAACATTGCTTCAATATCTACAAATTCGGAATCAATCATAGATATTCCATTTAAAAAGTCAATGGCTTCTTTCAAACTTTTTACTCCAAACACCTCAATATCTTGAATAATTGCAGCTTCCCTAGCATTGGTCTTTGGAACAATACATCTTTTAAAACCCTCTTTTTTGGCAGTATTAATAATAGGAAGTACTCCTGTTACAGGATTAATTCTTCCATCTAAACTCATTTCTCCGATGAGTAATGTGTCTTCTAAATTTTCTTGTGGAATAAAGCCAGAAGCGGCTAGAATCGCGATTGCGATAGGTAAATCAAATGCAGTACCTTCTTTACGAATATCTGCGGGTGATAAATTAATTGTAATTCTCTTAGGTGGCAGTACATAGCCAGAATTTTTAAGTGCAATTTTTACTCTTTCTTTTGCCTCTTTTACTTCAGAAGCTAAAAAGCCAACTAAATCAAATAACGGCAAGCCATCGCTGACATCTGCTTCCACTTGTACAATGAAACCATCAATGCCTACGACGCTTGCGCTAAAAGCCATACTAAACATACTTTCTCCTTTTGCTCTCCGGAGAAATCATTTGCATAGGTATTTTACCATAAATAACCATTTGTTACAACAATTATTTAAATACTAAATTAATGTCTATCGTATAAAATTCGTTCTTTCTCTTGGATATTGTGACGGCGGTGTTATGGAATCTTTTGTTGCCTCTTTCATTTTTAAAATCCAAGCCATATTCCTTGCAAGATTTTTAATGGTGCTAATACCTTCTGCATCCTGTAGTACTTCACCCTTAGCTGCCCCATGAATAACATTCCAATAATAGGATGGAGCAACAATCATTTCTGAAATCAAGAAATACTTATTAATTGTATCAAACGTGGTCATATCTCCACCTCTTCTTGATACTGCAATGGCAGCTCCCACCTTATGGCGCATATCCCCTTTATTCGCGTAAAAGAAACGGTCTAAGAAACTTTTTAAAGTACCAGCAATGCCTGCGTAATAAACTGGACTTCCTATTAAGATTCCATCTGCCTCACTAATAGTCTTACATGCATTTTTAAAAGTTTCGTCTCCAAATACACAATAATTGGTATTTTTACATGCACCACATCCTGTACATCCAACGATCTTTTCTTTTCCAATCTGAAGAATCTCAGTCTCAAAACCTTCTAATTCAAGTTCCTCTAATGCTGCATTAAGTGCATAATATGTATTACCTTTTTCATTTGGACTACCATTAATAGCTACTACTTTCATTCTATCTAACCTCCATACTATCGATTTAACAGTAGTTTTAAATTCCACGTTAGCCATATTTGCTACCAAATTTCCAGTGTTTACTACCACATTCGCAATGCTTACTTCCATATTTGCAGTGCTTATTACCTAATTAATGGTGTTTTAACTAACACATTAATAGCGTTTTAACTAGCAAATTAATGGCGTTTTAACTAGCAAATTAATGGTGTTTTAACTAGTAAATTAGTAGCATTTTAACTAGTAATTCGTAGTGTTTTAACTACCACATTAACAGTTTTTTTACTCCCGCCATACTTTTTTAGAGCATTATGTACATATATTTAAGTCCATTAAGTATTGATATACTATATTCATAGACAATTCTATATATGTAATTTGGCATTTACATTTCATTAAATCACTACAAAAACAGATTCTGCAAAAACATAATATCACTATAAAAATATACTCTATAAAAACGTAAGTATATCACTATAAAAACAGATGCTACAAAAACGTAAGTATATAACGCGTCTGCAACATCTGTTCAATCTTTTGTATTAAAATAATACTATAAATTAATGTTCATGATCTAGAATTTTCTTTAATTCGTTCATAAATGTATTAACATCTTTAAATTCACGGTATACCGATGCGAATCTTACATAAGCAACAGGATCTAATCCTTTTAATTTATCCATAAGAATTTCACCAATTTTATAACTTGGAATTTCTTTTTCTTCTAAATTAAATATCGCAGTTTCCACCTCATCAACTAAAGCAGTGATTTGATCAATGGATATTGGTCTTTTGTGACAAGAACGAAATACTCCTGCTTCTATCTTAGAACGATCATATGGTTCTCTGTTGTTATCTTTCTTAATAACTACCAAAGGTATTGTCTCAACTTTTTCATATGTAGTAAAGCGTTTGGAACATTCGTCACATTGACGCCTTCTTCGAATTGAACTATTATCATCCGCAGGTCTTGAATCAATAACTCTAGTATTTTCTTGACCACAAAATGGACACTTCATATGCAAATAACCTCCTACAATGCTTCATAATGCCTTACTTACTGTTATTTCAATTATATTGAATTAATTTCTATAGGTCAAGCATATCTTGTGTTTTTTTCATTAAATTCAATCAAATTCATCTATATTTTGTAATAAATACAAAAATGAATGGAATTTTTAAATAATTTAAATACTTAATGTTCACTCTTTCATCTTTTTTCGTTCTCTTCATAAGATATAGTAAGAAATTAAATTGACATGATTTTGCCAATTACATGTCAGAGAGGTAACATATGCGTTTTTGTGAATTACGTCAAAAAGAAGTAATCAATTGCCGTGACTGTCAAAGGTTAGGCTTTGTTTGTGATATCGAATTTAATCCTCAGAATGGTTGCATAGAAGCACTCATCGTACCAGGTCCATGTAAGGTATGGGGGATTCTTGGTAGGGAACTAGAATTTATTATTCCTTGGAAATGTATAAAACAAATTGGTCCCGATATTATATTAGTAGATATTGATGCAAAAGAAGCACTTAAAAAAATAACATGCGTTTGTTAATGCTTTGGAAAAGCTTAAAAAACTAGGTCAATTCACCTTATTCTTTACAAGCAAACGTATGTTTTGTATAATATATTATAAAAGGTGAGTTTTTTGTACCGCCGTTCTGATTGTAGGAAGTTTTATATTCCTATACTGTAGCTTATGAGAAGTTTTTATATTTTATTATTTATGTAAAAATTCGAGCGAAAAGCTTTATCAAAATCTTAAAGGATTTACTCATAAGATGTGATTTACTCCTATGTAAATCCATTAGAAATCCCTTTCTCTTAGTATTTTTCATATCATCAAACAGATTATGAGTACATTTCATATTTTTGTTTGATGATATGTTTTATACTAAGCTTTACGCTCATGATGGGGGAAAAATGGAGAAAAAACGAATTATCTTTCATGTAGATGTAAATAGTGCTTTTTTAAGTTGGGAATGCGCTGAACAATTAAAAAGAGATCCAAATTTTATAGACTTACGTCAACTCCCCTCTGCCATTGGTGGAGATAAAAATAGTAGACACGGAATTATTTTAGCCAAATCTACAAAAGCAAAACAATTGGGTATTGTTACAGGGGAGCCTATTGTATCTGCTTTAAAAAAATGTCCCTCTTTAGTAATCGTACCTCCTAATTTTCAAGTTTATACAAAGTATTCTGAGAGCTTAATAAATCTGTTACTTGAATATACCGATAAATTACAACAATTTAGTATCGATGAGGCATTTTTAGATATGACCGAAACTTGCCATCTATTTGGTGAACCACTAGAAGTCGCAAATCAAATTCGTACAAGAGTACAAAAAGAACTTGGTTTTACTGTAAATATTGGTG
This window contains:
- a CDS encoding YlmC/YmxH family sporulation protein — translated: MRFCELRQKEVINCRDCQRLGFVCDIEFNPQNGCIEALIVPGPCKVWGILGRELEFIIPWKCIKQIGPDIILVDIDAKEALKKITCVC
- the codY gene encoding GTP-sensing pleiotropic transcriptional regulator CodY, whose protein sequence is MSVQLLDKTRKINKLLHNNNSHKVVFNDICSVLSDILESNILVISKKGKVLGIKNRSDIAPINELIKDNVGGYIDSILNERLLNILSTKENVNLSTLGFEFEGVNNYQAIITPIDIAGERLGTLFLYKSETQYSIDDIILSEYGTTVVGLEMMRSVNEENAEENRKVHIVRSAISTLSFSELEAITHIFDELEGNEGILVASKIADRVGITRSVIVNALRKFESAGVIESRSSGMKGTYIKVLNDVVFDELKKMQ
- the nrdR gene encoding transcriptional regulator NrdR; this translates as MKCPFCGQENTRVIDSRPADDNSSIRRRRQCDECSKRFTTYEKVETIPLVVIKKDNNREPYDRSKIEAGVFRSCHKRPISIDQITALVDEVETAIFNLEEKEIPSYKIGEILMDKLKGLDPVAYVRFASVYREFKDVNTFMNELKKILDHEH
- a CDS encoding flavodoxin family protein encodes the protein MKVVAINGSPNEKGNTYYALNAALEELELEGFETEILQIGKEKIVGCTGCGACKNTNYCVFGDETFKNACKTISEADGILIGSPVYYAGIAGTLKSFLDRFFYANKGDMRHKVGAAIAVSRRGGDMTTFDTINKYFLISEMIVAPSYYWNVIHGAAKGEVLQDAEGISTIKNLARNMAWILKMKEATKDSITPPSQYPRERTNFIR
- the topA gene encoding type I DNA topoisomerase; this encodes MPKYLVIVESPAKAKTIKKFLGNNYEVMASNGHVRDLPKSQMGIDVEHGFEPKYITIRGKGDLLAKLRKEVKKADKVYLATDPDREGEAISWHLSQTLKLDDKNASRITFNEITKSAVKNSIKEAREIDMNLVDSQQARRMLDRMVGYRISPLLWAKVKRGLSAGRVQSVALRIICDREAEIDAFVPQEYWQLEADFLLPGEKKPLTAKFYGKGKQKMEIHSEEEMNQIISDLENAEYKIAEIKRGERQKKAPLPFTTSTLQQEAAKVLNFSTQKTMRLAQQLYEGVDVKGHGTIGLISYLRTDSTRVSEEADATAKEFVKNTYGEQFVTSQDVNKSSGKKIQDAHEAIRPTYVELTPVLIKEDLSRDLFRLYQLIWKRFVASRMQVAKYETTTAKIDGNGYRFTVSSSRLIFEGFMAVYISGDDEEENSISGINKITEDTKLTLQEVHKSQHFTQAPPHYTEASLVKTLEELGIGRPSTYAPTITTIIARRYVIKENKNLYVTELGEAVNQIMVKAFPSIVDVNFTVNLEALLDGVEDGNVNWKTVVSNFYPDLEQAVEAAEKQLEQITIEDETTDVICEECGRNMVIKYGPHGKFLACPGFPDCRNTKPYLEKIGVECPKCGKDIVIRKTKKGRRYYGCENNPECDFMSWQKPSKERCPKCNQVLLEKGSKLVCMDETCGFVKNKKEEE
- the dprA gene encoding DNA-processing protein DprA: MELSNVMCWFWISKVPEVGVKGINKLLESFGSVEKVFYASEADLIKSACITQQQVSCLIKSRNKDKIIEEYNNLKEKDIYFVTKEDEIFPAKLREIYDSPYFLYYKGKLPAEDKPSVAIIGARNCTNYGKEITMYLSTELAKHQVQVISGLARGIDSYAHQGALDGGGDTFGVVGCGVDICYPKENRRIYDRILNKGGVISEYPIGTVPLPFHFPMRNRLIAGLCDVILVVEARESSGTFITVDRGLEQGKDILAIPGRIGDSLSSGCNRLIQNGAKLVRNVEDILEELNLKYDKNLEISIKKCKEMYNPTTTKKEQNNKNNLDVIKNCKIILERDEKIVYDRLSLEPKHLEILLHETNLSHQQLTIALMSLELKNLITQWISNYYVRNV
- a CDS encoding YifB family Mg chelatase-like AAA ATPase; amino-acid sequence: MFSMAFSASVVGIDGFIVQVEADVSDGLPLFDLVGFLASEVKEAKERVKIALKNSGYVLPPKRITINLSPADIRKEGTAFDLPIAIAILAASGFIPQENLEDTLLIGEMSLDGRINPVTGVLPIINTAKKEGFKRCIVPKTNAREAAIIQDIEVFGVKSLKEAIDFLNGISMIDSEFVDIEAMFLDNKNDDNLPDFSEIIGQESAKRAIEIAVAGQHNALLIGSPGSGKTMLAKRIPSIMPELSLEESLELTKIYSISGKLNNNQALILKRPFRAPHHSSTSVALIGGGRFAKPGEITMASHGVLFLDELPEFHRGTLEVLRQPLEEKYITINRLNASYTYPANFMMVAAMNPCNCGYFPDRNKCNCSLPQVKKYLSKISRPLLDRIDICMEMVQVDYKDLRQNKKSESSKEVRERILNARKIQINRYKNSEIYFNSQLGPKTISKYCKLGKNEKNMLEEAFIKMNLSARAYHRILKVARTIADIDGAIDIKERHICEAIVYRSMDKKFWEEG